The sequence GCGGTCCACCGCAGTGGGCTTGAGCTTCCAGCCTGCTCATGAGCTGCCGCCGGTGCCGGTGAGTATCCAGGGCGCTCCGCGTACAGCGGTCTTCAAGGACGCCTCCGGCACGACGACTCTCTTTGTGTTCGTCACCGGTACTGACGACACCGTGTGGTACCTGCCGGGGGAGAACAGTCACTCCTGGCTTCCGCTCCACGGACTGAAGACGGGTACAGAGCCCGCTGTAGTAGCGACGAGTGCGGGACACCTGGAGCTGTTCGCTGTGCGCAGCGACGGAGTGGTGCACCAGCGCAGCTACGCAGACGGCGGCTGGTCGGCCAAGTGGGTCCCGATCGCCAGCGGGAAGGTGCACGGAGCCCCGGGAGCGTTGGCCAACGCCGACGGGTCTGTGGTGGTCGCCGCGGTCGGCAGCGGTAAAACGCTGATGACCGCTACCGGGACTCCTAGCGGGGCGTCCGGTGCGTTCTCCTGGAGCGAATGGCAGGCCGCGTCGTCAGCGGCAGACCTCGGTCCTGGGGTGGCGTTGGCTTCTACTCCGTCGACCTCTGGCTACACCGCCTATGTGCCGCGCGCTTCGGATGACGGCGTCATGGCGATCGCATATGCGAACAAGCTGTGGGGGACGCCTGTGCAGACCCCACTGTCGGGACTGCCTACAGCGGCGACTTCCGGGGACGGTACGTCTTATGTGTTCGTGCGTTCCGCGGGCGGTGCCGTCAAGGCCATGAACGGCAACGGCCAGGCCGGTGCCGGTGGACTCCAGTCCGTGCTCCCGCCCGGGGCGACGGAGACGCCCGACGGCCGGGTCGCTGTGGTGACGGCCGCGTCTTCCACGAAGCTCCGGGTGTCGTACTCCGGATAGGCTTGTCACGTGGCTACAGATCCTTCCGAAGAGCTCAAGAACCTCCGCGCGACCATGGCCTCCATCGAGGCGGTGCTCGACCTCGACAAGCTGCGCACGCAGATCGCGGATCTGGAGGAGCAGGCCTCGGCCCCGGATTTGTGGAACGACCAGGCCAAGGCGCAGGCCGTGACCTCGAAGCTGTCGGGGCTCCAGGCCGAGCTGAACCGGTTCTCCACCCTGAACCGGCGGCTGGAGGACGTGGAGGTGCTCTTCGAGCTCGGCCAGGCCGAGAGCGACGCCGACACCCTGGCCGAGGTGCAGGGCGAGCTCATCGACGTCTCCAAGGCGGTCGGCGAGCTGGAGGTGCGCACGCTGCTGTCCGGCGAGTACGACGCGCGCGAGGCGCTGGTGTCGCTGCGGGCCGAGGCCGGCGGCGTGGACGCCGCGGACTTCGCCGAGATGCTGCTGCGCATGTACACGCGCTGGGCCGAGCGGCACGGCTATCCGACCGAGGTCTACGACACGTCGTACGCCGAAGAGGCCGGCATCAAGTCCGCGACCTTCACTGTGAAGGCGCCCTATGCGTACGGCACGCTCTCGGTCGAGCAGGGGACGCACCGCCTGGTGCGCATCTCGCCGTTCGACAACCAGGGGCGGCGCCAGACCTCGTTCGCCGCGGTCGAGGTGGTCCCGGTGATCGAGCAGACCGACCACGTCGACATCCCCGAGGACGAGCTGCGGGTCGACGTCTACCGCTCCTCCGGCCCGGGCGGCCAGGGCGTCAACACCACCGACTCCGCGGTGCGCATCACGCACCTGCCGACCGGGATCGTGGTGTCCTGCCAGAACGAGCGCTCGCAGATCCAGAACCGCGCCTCGGCCATGGCCGTGCTCCAGGCCAAGCTGCTCCAGCGGCGGCGCGAGGAGGATCAGGCGAGGATGGACGCCCTGAAGGACGACTCCTCGGGGTCCTGGGGCAACCAGATGCGCAGCTACGTCCTGCACCCGTACCAGCTGGTCAAGGACCTGCGCACGAACTACGAGACCGGCAACACCACCGCGGTGCTCGACGGGGACATCGACGAGTTCATCGAGGCCGGGATCCGCTGGCGCAAGCAGCGCGAGAACGCTTAAAAAGGACAGAAGCCGCTATAT is a genomic window of Catenulispora sp. MAP5-51 containing:
- the prfB gene encoding peptide chain release factor 2, producing the protein MATDPSEELKNLRATMASIEAVLDLDKLRTQIADLEEQASAPDLWNDQAKAQAVTSKLSGLQAELNRFSTLNRRLEDVEVLFELGQAESDADTLAEVQGELIDVSKAVGELEVRTLLSGEYDAREALVSLRAEAGGVDAADFAEMLLRMYTRWAERHGYPTEVYDTSYAEEAGIKSATFTVKAPYAYGTLSVEQGTHRLVRISPFDNQGRRQTSFAAVEVVPVIEQTDHVDIPEDELRVDVYRSSGPGGQGVNTTDSAVRITHLPTGIVVSCQNERSQIQNRASAMAVLQAKLLQRRREEDQARMDALKDDSSGSWGNQMRSYVLHPYQLVKDLRTNYETGNTTAVLDGDIDEFIEAGIRWRKQRENA